The following coding sequences lie in one Candidatus Neptunochlamydia sp. REUL1 genomic window:
- a CDS encoding NAD-dependent epimerase/dehydratase family protein, whose product MRVLLIGSGYVGMALLASWKEGEDCFVATTTTEAKLQEIQEQSSVEKAHLIKITETTNLKFAFDECDAVIITIAPKNDSNYEETYLASAIAISKALKSRTDPLFLLYTSSTSVYGNHDGVVVDETSVRKPLSKNSELLSKVEDIFFSCHSSNIEVCILRLGGIYGPMRTLEKRARKMSNKNLSGLGAAVTNHIHLEDITHAIQFCVNNRLNGIYNLIGDDHPSRQMLYEQISSELKIPPPVWRGNLDSIGRNNAIVSNEKIKACGYIFKYPHLPFSFTK is encoded by the coding sequence ATGCGTGTTCTTCTAATTGGATCTGGGTATGTTGGAATGGCGTTGCTTGCGTCATGGAAGGAGGGGGAAGATTGTTTTGTTGCTACAACAACTACAGAAGCTAAGCTTCAAGAAATTCAGGAGCAATCTAGTGTAGAGAAAGCCCATCTCATAAAAATTACTGAAACAACAAATCTAAAGTTTGCTTTTGACGAATGTGATGCTGTTATAATTACAATTGCTCCAAAAAATGATTCAAATTATGAAGAAACCTATCTTGCTAGTGCTATAGCAATTAGTAAGGCGCTAAAAAGCAGAACTGATCCTCTTTTTTTATTGTATACAAGTAGTACCTCGGTTTACGGAAATCATGACGGGGTAGTTGTTGATGAAACATCTGTTAGAAAGCCCTTATCTAAAAATAGTGAGCTTCTATCTAAAGTCGAAGACATTTTTTTCTCTTGTCATAGCTCTAATATCGAAGTTTGTATTCTTAGATTAGGAGGTATCTATGGTCCGATGCGTACCTTGGAGAAAAGAGCTAGAAAGATGTCTAATAAAAACCTTAGTGGGTTGGGTGCAGCAGTCACAAACCATATTCATCTTGAGGATATTACACATGCGATTCAGTTTTGTGTGAATAATAGGCTCAATGGAATATATAATCTCATAGGTGATGATCATCCGAGCCGTCAAATGCTTTACGAACAGATTTCTTCAGAACTGAAAATTCCTCCACCAGTTTGGAGGGGCAATTTAGATTCTATTGGTAGAAATAATGCAATTGTTTCAAATGAAAAAATTAAGGCATGTGGTTATATTTTCAAATATCCACATCTTCCCTTTTCTTTTACAAAATAA
- a CDS encoding peptide ABC transporter substrate-binding protein has protein sequence MNTENINLQQKQDTLRIALNADISTLHFASSSKGSKINAAHGISMLFEGLTKLGEHDVIEPAIAERYTVSPNKRVYAFYLRECYWSDGNPIKSSDFAYAWKMCMNPKSKSLTVSPFYYHSIKNAEQYILGECEESEIGITCPDDKTLVVELEYPAAYFLDLVSSPLFYPAPEHIAEVDPHWAEKSGIICNGPFCLSSWKHESELRFKKNPSYWNAENVKLEKVYFYIIPDGTTALNMFRKGELDWIGSPFYRLSYDISKDVLIEGGSDSAGCWISLNIEEYPLNNKNFRKALAYSLDRQSIVENIFHHTGAASTAMLPHCMRLQSNGYFEDNAPQKAQKHLNQALEELSIKKEDLPELELLYIGDVELLKRMTQAIEDQWRRVLGLENISIRPMEQNLFASTTVKGQYQMCISPLQTFVFDPVFFLNAFKERSNNINKTNWEHPEFKKLFNASEHALGDIQRRRFLIDAEEILMEEMPIIPVCSLNKRYAKNQKLKGEKVSSLQSVDFKYAYFED, from the coding sequence ATGAACACGGAAAATATCAATCTGCAGCAGAAACAAGATACGCTTAGAATTGCTCTTAATGCAGATATCTCTACCCTACACTTTGCTTCTTCTTCTAAGGGATCTAAAATCAATGCAGCCCATGGTATTAGTATGCTTTTTGAAGGACTTACAAAGCTGGGAGAGCATGATGTTATAGAGCCTGCCATTGCAGAAAGGTACACAGTCTCCCCAAATAAGCGCGTATATGCCTTCTACTTAAGAGAGTGTTATTGGAGTGATGGAAATCCTATAAAATCTTCAGATTTTGCCTATGCATGGAAAATGTGTATGAACCCAAAGTCTAAGTCATTAACAGTCTCTCCCTTTTATTATCATTCTATAAAAAATGCAGAACAATATATTTTGGGAGAGTGCGAAGAATCAGAAATTGGCATCACCTGTCCTGATGATAAAACTCTTGTAGTTGAGCTAGAATATCCCGCAGCCTATTTTCTGGATTTAGTCTCTTCTCCTCTATTTTATCCTGCACCAGAGCATATAGCAGAAGTAGATCCTCACTGGGCAGAAAAATCTGGTATCATCTGCAATGGTCCCTTTTGTTTATCTTCTTGGAAGCATGAGTCAGAACTTAGATTTAAGAAAAACCCCTCTTACTGGAATGCTGAAAATGTCAAACTCGAAAAGGTCTATTTTTATATTATTCCCGATGGAACAACAGCGCTAAATATGTTTCGAAAGGGGGAACTTGATTGGATAGGAAGTCCTTTTTATCGACTGTCTTATGATATTTCAAAAGATGTGCTTATAGAAGGAGGTTCAGATTCTGCAGGGTGTTGGATCTCTCTTAATATCGAAGAATACCCTCTAAATAATAAAAATTTTAGAAAAGCTCTTGCCTATTCTCTCGACAGGCAATCAATTGTAGAAAATATTTTTCATCATACTGGGGCCGCAAGTACAGCAATGCTTCCCCACTGTATGAGACTACAATCGAACGGATATTTTGAAGATAATGCTCCCCAAAAAGCACAAAAGCACCTTAATCAAGCTCTTGAAGAGCTAAGCATAAAAAAAGAAGATCTTCCAGAGCTAGAGCTTCTCTATATTGGAGATGTGGAGCTTTTAAAAAGAATGACACAAGCTATAGAAGACCAGTGGAGAAGAGTTTTAGGTCTGGAAAACATTTCCATAAGACCAATGGAACAAAATCTATTTGCAAGCACAACGGTCAAAGGCCAGTACCAGATGTGCATTTCTCCTCTTCAAACATTTGTATTTGATCCTGTGTTCTTTCTAAATGCTTTTAAAGAACGCTCAAACAACATCAACAAAACCAACTGGGAACATCCAGAATTTAAAAAACTTTTCAATGCATCTGAGCATGCATTAGGTGACATACAAAGAAGGCGTTTTTTAATAGATGCTGAAGAAATTCTTATGGAAGAAATGCCCATTATTCCTGTGTGCTCTCTCAATAAAAGATATGCGAAGAATCAAAAGCTTAAGGGTGAAAAAGTTTCTAGCTTACAGTCTGTTGATTTCAAATACGCTTATTTTGAAGATTAG